The nucleotide sequence GGTTGGCAAACCTAAGGCAGCCCGGGCGGTCGGCCGGGTTGAAGCCACTAACCCCATCCCATTGGTTATCCCTTGCCACCGCGTGCTCGGCTCCGATGGATCCCTCCATGGCTATGGTGGCCCTGGAGGCATAAAATTAAAAGCCTGGTTGCTAGACTTGGAACATTCGGCTGTTTAAATAAAAACCTGCGGGCTGGTTACCCGCAGGGTAATGGGTACTCCCTGTTTGGTCCCTGGCTAGTCCGAAGCTAGTCCCTGGCTAGTCCCTGGCTAGTCCTTAAATCCGTATTTTTCGATGATGGTTTGGATGATCTTGGCATCCTCTTCACTGACATTCGCAAATTGATACCCCACATCAAAGAACTCTGGGTTGATATCCGGCCCACACCAACGGCTGCTGGCTGTGAACACCAGCTCATTTTTTTCAACAAAATTATCAGGCAGTTTGATATGCAGCTCCATGGTGTTATTTGCCGCAATGCGGTCTTCACTCAACACCATGGCTCCCTCCAGCGTGAGATTTAACAAGGTGCCGATAATCTTCTCACTCTTGGAATCATAAACATGGGCAAATAATAGCAAGTCCTTGCGTGGGTATTTTCTGCGTTCCTGCATTATTCTCTCCTCAAAAAAATAACACTTGAGATGCACTAAGGATACCGGAAAACTCGCCAATATGCAAGCCTGAAAGGGAATCCAGCTAGTGCTTAACTACCTGTTGCCTGTTTATCCTTTGTTCGCTGAGATGGTAAAATCATGATGTCCGTTTCCGTGCTAAACCATGCAAAAAAGAGGAGATCTTCCATGCCTTCCCCTGTGATTATCGACGCAATCCGCACCCCGATCGGCTCTTTGGGTGGTGTTTTGTCGCCCATTCGCCCGGATGATCTGGCAGCTCATGTATTAAAAGCTATCATCACTCGCAACAAACTTGATCCAGCGCTGATCGAGGAGGTCTACCTTGGCTGTGCGAACCAGGCTGGTGAAGACAACCGCAATGTAGCCCGCATGACTACATTATTGGCAGGTATTCCGGTAGAGGTTGCTGCAGTCACCTTTAACCGCCTGTGCGCCTCCGGGCTAAACGCCGTAAATCAGGCTGCTCGGGCTATCCGTGCAGGTGAAGGAGACGTGTTCATCGCTGGTGGTGTTGAAAGCATGTCGCGCGCCCCCTATTCGCTTCCCAAAGCCGAACAATCTTTTTCCTTCGGCAACCTGACTGCCTGGGACACTGCCCTGGGCTGGCGTTACCCGAACCCGAAAATGCAGGAGCTGTTTGGCACCGAATCGATGGGTGAAACCGCAGAGAATATTGCCCAGATGATGCCGGAAATCACCCGTGAGCAGCAAGATGCTTTCGCCCTGGCCAGCCACCAACGCGCAATTGCTGCTATCGATTCAGGGAAATTTGCTGAGGAGATCGTTCCAGTGTCCATTCCGCAGAAGAAGGGTGAACCAATCCTCGTAACCACCGATGAGCGCCCGCGCCGCGATACCACCCTRGAATCATTATCCCGCTTACGCCCCGCCTTCCGTAAGGATGGCACGGTCACCGCCGGGAATTCATCCGGTCTGAACGACGGTGCTGCTGCCGTGCTCCTGATGAGTGATGCGAAGGCAGCTCAGCTTGGATTGAAACCCATAGCACGCCTCATCGCTTCAGCAGCCGCCGGGGTGCCTCCCCGGATCATGGGCCTCGGGCCTGTCGGTGCTGTGCGCAAGGCTCTCGAACGGGCCGATCTCATCCTTTCCGACATCCGCCTGGTTGAGCTGAACGAAGCCTTCGCCGTCCAATCACTGGCGGTGATCAAGGAGCTCGGGTTGCCCCGCGACCTGACCAATGTCAATGGCGGAGCCATTGCCCTGGGCCACCCCTTGGGTTGCTCCGGTGCCCGCATCCTGACCACGCTTCTTCATGAAATGCGCCGCCGGGCGCCTTCGGAGAAGCGTCCGTATTATGGCCTGGCTACCCTGTGTGTTGGAGTCGGCCAGGGTGAAGCCACCATCGTCGAATGGCTGGATTGATGCGATTTGTAGAACGCAACCTATTATATTTGACTCCAAACTCTGGATTTCATTGAGACTATAAAACGAATTACATCCATCCGGAGAAACAAAACCACAGCAAGACAAAGCATCTTGCTGTGGTTCAACTTTTAATGGA is from Anaerolineales bacterium and encodes:
- a CDS encoding acetyl-CoA C-acyltransferase (catalyzes the thiolytic cleavage of beta-ketoadipyl-CoA to succinate and acetyl-CoA); amino-acid sequence: MPSPVIIDAIRTPIGSLGGVLSPIRPDDLAAHVLKAIITRNKLDPALIEEVYLGCANQAGEDNRNVARMTTLLAGIPVEVAAVTFNRLCASGLNAVNQAARAIRAGEGDVFIAGGVESMSRAPYSLPKAEQSFSFGNLTAWDTALGWRYPNPKMQELFGTESMGETAENIAQMMPEITREQQDAFALASHQRAIAAIDSGKFAEEIVPVSIPQKKGEPILVTTDERPRRDTTLESLSRLRPAFRKDGTVTAGNSSGLNDGAAAVLLMSDAKAAQLGLKPIARLIASAAAGVPPRIMGLGPVGAVRKALERADLILSDIRLVELNEAFAVQSLAVIKELGLPRDLTNVNGGAIALGHPLGCSGARILTTLLHEMRRRAPSEKRPYYGLATLCVGVGQGEATIVEWLD